One genomic window of Cinclus cinclus chromosome 6, bCinCin1.1, whole genome shotgun sequence includes the following:
- the RAG1 gene encoding V(D)J recombination-activating protein 1, producing the protein MDLPEELQHTYTKFSEWKFKLFKLRSFEKTPSDDSQHINKDQAEKAVSSNKEFFLHKDEAVPNGEKTELMGNRQALEEDAHAMKSQDNISHQNNLKQLCRICGISFKTDCYKKTYPVHGPVDDETLSLLRKKEKTATSWPDLIAKVFKIDVRGDVDTIHPTRFCHNCWSIIHRKFSNTLCEVYFPRNSTMEWQPHSPNCDVCHTTRRGVKRKSQTPSVQRGKRVKTTEEHAQLKRGVKNQAQINNKNLMKEIVNCKDIHLSTKLLAVDYPLDFIKSISCQICDHILADPVETTCRHLFCRTCIFKCIRVMGSYCPSCWYPCFPTDLVTPVKSFLNILDNLSIRCPVKECDEEILHGKYGQHLSGHKEMKDRELHSYINKGGRPRQHLLSLTRRAQKHRLRELKRQVKAFAEKEEGGDIKAVCMTLFLLALRAKNEHKQADELEAIMQGRGSGLHPAVCLAIRINTFLSCSQYHKMYRTVKAVSGRQIFQPLHALRTAEKALLPGYHPFEWNPPLKNVSTNTEVGIIDGLSGLPLSIDDYPVDTIAKRFRYDAALVCALKDMEEEILEGMKAKNLDDYLNGPFTVVIKESCDGMGDVSEKHGSGPAVPEKAVRFSFTVMNISVAHGNESKRIFEEVKPNSELCCKPLCLMLADESDHETLTAILSPLIAEREAMKNSELLLEMGGILRTFRFVFRGTGYDEKLVREVEGLEASGSTYICTLCDATRWEASQNLVFHSITRSHAENLERYEIWRSNPYHESVDELRDRVKGVSAKPFIETVPSIDALHCDIGNATEFYRIFQMEIGELYKNPDVSKEERKRWQLTLDKHLRKKMNLKPMLKMSGNFARKLMSKETVEAVCELITCEERHEALKELMDLYLKMKPVWRSSCPAKECPELLCQYSYNSQRFAELLSTKFKYRYEGKITNYFHKTLAHVPEIIERDGSIGAWASEGNESGNKLFRRFRKMNARQSKVYEMEDVLKHHWLYTSKYLQKFMNAHKTLKSQSFTIDSGSSLGDSLPLEVLESNDSEEL; encoded by the coding sequence ATGGACCTACCTGAAGAACTTCAGCATACATATACAAAATTTTCTGAATGGAAATTCAAGCTTTTTAAATTGCGATCGTTTGAAAAGACACCCTCTGATGACAGCCAGCACATAAACAAAGATCAGGCAGAAAAGGCTGTTTCTTCAAACAAAGAATTCTTTCTGCATAAAGATGAAGCAGTGCCAAATGGAGAAAAGACAGAGTTAATGGGCAATAGGCAGGCACTTGAGGAAGATGCCCATGCCATGAAATCACAAGACAATATATCTCATCAGAACAATTTGAAGCAACTCTGCCGCATCTGTggaatttcatttaaaactgaTTGCTACAAGAAAACATACCCAGTGCATGGGCCAGTGGATGATGAAACTCTGAGTcttctgagaaagaaagaaaaaacagcaaccTCTTGGCCAGATCTTATTGCTAAGGTTTTCAAGATTGATGTGCGAGGGGATGTTGATACTATTCATCCCACTCGATTTTGTCACAACTGTTGGAGCATTATACATAGAAAATTCAGTAATACTCTATGTGAAGTGTATTTTCCTAGAAACAGCACTATGGAGTGGCAACCCCATTCCCCAAACTGTGATGTGTGCCATACTACCAGAAGGGGAGTCAAGAGAAAAAGCCAGACCCCAAGTGTACAACGTGGCAAACGTGTCAAAACCACTGAGGAACATGCTCAGCTAAAAAGAGGTGTAAAGAATCAAGCACagataaacaacaaaaatttaATGAAAGAGATTGTCAATTGCAAGGATATACATCTGAGCACTAAGCTGCTTGCAGTTGACTACCCACTAGATTTCATTAAATCCATTTCTTGCCAGATTTGTGATCATATTTTGGCAGATCCAGTGGAAACAACATGCAGACACTTGTTTTGCAGAACTTGCATCTTTAAATGTATCAGGGTTATGGGCAGCTATTGCCCCTCCTGCTGGTATCCTTGCTTTCCTACTGATCTGGTAACCCCAGTGAAATCCTTCCTGAACATCCTTGATAACCTGAGTATAAGATGCCCTGTAAAGGAATGTGATGAAGAGATCTTGCATGGAAAGTATGGCCAACACCTCTCTGGCCACAAGGAGATGAAAGACAGAGAGCTCCATAGCTACATAAATAAAGGTGGCCGACCGAGGCAGCACCTTCTGTCTCTGACGAGGAGAGCTCAGAAACATCGTCTGAGGGAACTGAAACGTCAAGTCAAGGCTTTTGCTGAGAAAGAAGAGGGCGGTGATATAAAAGCTGTATGCATGACTTTGTTCCTGCTAGCTTTGAGAGcaaaaaatgaacacaaacaAGCAGATGAACTGGAGGCTATAATGCAAGGGAGGGGATCTGGACTTCATCCTGCTGTCTGTCTGGCCATCCGAATCAACACGTTTCTCAGCTGTAGTCAGTATCATAAAATGTACAGAACAGTAAAAGCTGTCAGTGGGAGGCAGATCTTCCAGCCTTTGCATGCTCTTCGCACTGCTGAGAAAGCCCTCCTACCAGGCTATCACCCATTTGAGTGGAATCCTCCCCTGAAAAACGTATCCACTAACACAGAAGTGGGAATTATAGACGGACTATCAGGACTGCCACTGTCAATTGATGATTACCCAGTAGACACAATTGCAAAGAGATTCCGATATGATGCAGCTCTGGTTTGTGCCTTAAAGGACATGGAGGAGGAGATCTTGGAAGGCATGAAAGCAAAAAACCTGGATGACTATTTGAACGGCCCCTTCACTGTGGTAATAAAAGAGTCCTGTGATGGAATGGGAGATGTCAGTGAGAAGCACGGAAGTGGGCCTGCTGTCCCAGAGAAGGCTGTTCGCTTTTCTTTCACAGTCATGAACATTTCTGTAGCACATGGTAATGAAAGCAAGAGGATCTTTGAGGAAGTAAAGCCCAATTCAGAGTTGTGCTGTAAGCCTTTGTGCCTTATGCTGGCTGATGAATCAGATCATGAAACTCTGACAGCAATCCTGAGCCCCCTCATAGCAGAAAGAGAGGCTATGAAAAACAGTGAACTGCTGCTTGAAATGGGAGGCATCCTGAGAACATTTCGGTTCGTCTTTAGAGGAACAGGATATGATGAGAAACTCGTGCGGGAAGTAGAAGGGCTGGAGGCCTCAGGTTCCACTTACATTTGTACCCTGTGTGATGCTACCCGCTGGGAGGCATCCCAGAATCTGGTCTTCCACTCCATAACCAGGAGCCATGCTGAAAATCTGGAGCGATACGAAATATGGAGGTCCAACCCATATCATGAGTCTGTTGATGAGCTCCGTGACAGAGTGAAGGGGGTTTCAGCCAAACCTTTTATTGAGACTGTTCCCTCCATAGATGCATTGCACTGTGACATTGGCAATGCAACAGAATTCTACAGGATCTTCCAGATGGAGATTGGTGAACTTTACAAGAATCCTGATGTGTCtaaggaggagaggaagaggtgGCAGTTGACTCTTGACAAGCACCTCAGGAAGAAGATGAACTTGAAGCCTATGTTGAAGATGAGTGGAAATTTTGCTAGAAAGCTCATGTCCAAAGAGACTGTAGAAGCAGTATGTGAATTAATAACGTGTGAGGAAAGGCATGAAGCTCTAAAAGAACTAATGGACCTTTATCTGAAGATGAAGCCAGTGTGGCGATCCTCATGCCCTGCCAAGGAGTGCCCAGAACTGCTGTGCCAGTATAGCTACAATTCACAGCGTTTTGCAGAGCTCTTATCTACAAAGTTCAAGTACAGATATGAGGGCAAGATTACAAATTATTTCCACAAAACACTTGCTCATGTTCCTGAAATCATTGAAAGAGATGGGTCCATTGGGGCCTGGGCAAGTGAAGGAAATGAGTCTGGAAACAAACTGTTTAGGAGGTTCCGAAAAATGAATGCCAGGCAGTCCAAAGTCTATGAGATGGAGGATGTCTTGAAGCACCACTGGCTATATACCTCCAAGTACCTCCAGAAGTTCATGAATGCtcataaaacattaaaaagccAAAGCTTCACCATTGATTCAGGGAGTAGTTTAGGTGACTCCTTGCCATTGGAGGTCTTGGAAAGCAATGATTCAGAAGAGCTTTAA